The Streptomyces tendae DNA segment GACGGAGTGCCTGAAGGACGTCGTCGTCCGGATGCTGCCGTACTGGTTCGACTCGATCGTCCCGGACCTGCTCACCGGCCGCACGGTCCTGGTCGCCGCCCACGGCAACAGCCTGCGCGCGCTGGTCAAGCACCTGGACGGCATCTCGGACGCCGACATCGCGGGCCTGAACATCCCGACGGGCATCCCCCTGTACTACGAGCTCGACGCCGACTTCAAGCCGGTCACCCCGGGCGGCACGTACCTCGACCCGGAGGCGGCCGCGGCGGCGATCGAAGCGGTGAAGAACCAGGGCAAGAAGAAGTAAGCGGTCCTGATCAGGCCCCCTGCTTGCGGATTTTTCGCGAGTAGGGGGCTTGTTGCTGCCGTTCGACGACCGGGGTCCGGCGCGTTGGAGCCGCGGTGGTCCTGCGACCGACCGCGGCGGGTCACCCAGGCCGACGAGGCGTACGTCGTCGAGGTCGCCAGGATGCGACCCAGGGCGTCCGGGGTGGACACTTTTAAGCAGGACACCAGTGTTTCTCGAAATCGGTCAGAGGAGTGATCGTCATGACCGAGGAACTGGTCCCTCCGCTTACGGTGGTCCGCCCCGGCGAGGGCGCCGCGGGCTTCCTCGGTTCCATCGGGGTGGTCTTCAAGCTCTGGGGTGCCGATACCAACGGCGCCTTGTCGGTCGTCGAGCACCCGTTCCCGGTCGGCGCGCTGGTGCCGCCGCACCTGCACACCCGCGAGGACGAGTACTCGATCGTCACCGAAGGTGAGATCGGCTTCCGCTCAGGCGACCGTGAAGCCGTGCTGGGCCCTGGCGGCTACATCACCAAGCCGCGCGGCGAGCTGCACACCATGTGGAACGCCGGCTCGGTCCCTGCCCGCATGATCGAGATCATCAGCCCGGCCGGTTTCGAACACTGCTTCCGCGAGATGGCCGAGATGCTCGCCGACGGCCCGCCGCCGTCCGCGGACGCGATCCCGGCACTCGTGGCCAAGTACGGGCTCGAATTCGGCCGGCCGGACTGGCTGCCGGACGTCATCGCGCGGTTCGGGCTGACGCCGCCGGGACCGTAAACCCGCACCCCGCCGACGAGCCACAACACCACCGCCTGGAGAAACGCCTTCCAGGCCGCCGCCCCCGACTGTCCGACGCACAGTTGCCTACTGCCGCGGCGCACGATCTGCTGCAGCTTCTGCCCCACCTGGTCGGTCAGTTTGGAAGAAGTTCGGGTACTTGGCCGCCCGGCACCCTCGGCAATCAAATGGCCAGGGCGTCGTGTTTCGGCCGGATCGGCCGCGGCAGAGTGGGGGGTGTCCCGGACGGGTCGGAGCGGTGGCCTCCGCGAGCCGACCAGCTGCTTAGCGGATCGCGCGGTACGGCCGGCGGGCGAACAACGCCGCCTCCCACCCGCGCGTACCGCGCGGGTGGGAGGCGTTCTCATCGCGCTCGGGTCACCGGGTGAACGTGAAGTACTTCCAGGCGCCGTGGGTCGTCGAGTTGACGGAGTCGCCCGAGGAGCCGTTGATGTACGACGAGCGGATGCGGGCGCGGATGCCCGACTCGCCCGGGGCCTCCAGGCGTACGACCGACTTGCCCTTGCTGTTCAGGGCGAAGTACTCGGCGGCCGTGCTGCGCCAGGCGCCCGCGTACCAGACCTGGAGCTGCAGGCGCTGGGCGCGGCCCTTGTAGTAGCTCATGGTCGTGGTGAACACGGGGTCGGTGTTCTTGCGGAAGTAGTGGTACTTCGTGGAGCCGATCTTGCCCGTCCTGTAGTGCTTGGAGACGCCGGTGGAGACGCTCACCCGGGCGTAACCCGTGGACTTCACCGTCTTGGAGGCGTAGCGGGCGTCACCCGCGAAGACCGCGCTGACGGTGGTGTCACGGCCCATGGTGACGGTCGCCGACAGGTTGCCCTTGGAGTTGACCTTGCCGGTCCTCAGCAGCC contains these protein-coding regions:
- a CDS encoding cupin domain-containing protein, whose product is MTEELVPPLTVVRPGEGAAGFLGSIGVVFKLWGADTNGALSVVEHPFPVGALVPPHLHTREDEYSIVTEGEIGFRSGDREAVLGPGGYITKPRGELHTMWNAGSVPARMIEIISPAGFEHCFREMAEMLADGPPPSADAIPALVAKYGLEFGRPDWLPDVIARFGLTPPGP